One segment of Streptomyces sp. NBC_01463 DNA contains the following:
- the rplX gene encoding 50S ribosomal protein L24 — translation MKIKKGDLVQVITGKDKGKQGKVIVAYPAQDRVLVEGVNRVKKHTKAGQTARGSQTGGIVTTEAPVHVSNVQLVVEKDGNKVVTRVGYRFDDEGNKIRVAKRTGEDI, via the coding sequence ATGAAGATCAAGAAGGGCGACCTGGTTCAGGTCATCACCGGTAAGGACAAGGGCAAGCAGGGCAAGGTCATCGTTGCCTACCCTGCTCAGGACCGCGTCCTCGTCGAGGGTGTCAACCGGGTCAAGAAGCACACCAAGGCCGGTCAGACCGCTCGCGGTTCGCAGACCGGTGGCATTGTGACGACCGAGGCCCCCGTCCACGTCAGCAACGTGCAGCTGGTTGTTGAGAAGGACGGCAACAAGGTCGTTACTCGCGTCGGCTACCGCTTTGACGACGAGGGCAACAAGATCCGCGTTGCCAAGCGCACCGGTGAGGACATCTGA
- the rplN gene encoding 50S ribosomal protein L14, translating to MIQQESRLRVADNTGAKEILTIRVLGGSGRRYAGIGDVIVATVKDAIPGGNVKKGDVVKAVIVRTVKERRRQDGSYIRFDENAAVILKNDGDPRGTRIFGPVGRELREKKFMKIISLAPEVL from the coding sequence GTGATCCAGCAGGAGTCGCGACTGCGCGTCGCCGACAACACGGGTGCGAAGGAAATTCTCACCATCCGTGTTCTCGGTGGCTCGGGTCGCCGCTACGCGGGCATCGGTGACGTCATCGTCGCCACCGTCAAGGACGCGATCCCCGGTGGCAACGTGAAGAAGGGTGACGTCGTCAAGGCCGTCATCGTTCGCACCGTCAAGGAGCGTCGTCGTCAGGATGGCTCGTACATCCGCTTCGACGAGAACGCCGCTGTCATTCTCAAGAACGACGGCGACCCCCGCGGCACCCGTATCTTCGGCCCGGTGGGCCGTGAGCTGCGCGAGAAGAAGTTCATGAAGATCATCTCGCTCGCGCCGGAGGTGCTGTAA
- the rpsQ gene encoding 30S ribosomal protein S17: protein MSEKTVTETNTDRGFRKTREGLVVSDKMDKTVVVAVEDRVKHALYGKVIRRTNKLKAHDEQNAAGVGDRVILMETRPLSATKRWRVVEILEKAK from the coding sequence ATGAGCGAGAAGACTGTGACTGAGACGAACACTGACCGCGGTTTCCGGAAGACCCGTGAGGGTCTGGTCGTCAGCGACAAGATGGACAAGACCGTCGTCGTCGCTGTCGAGGACCGCGTCAAGCACGCGCTGTACGGCAAGGTCATCCGCCGTACGAACAAGCTCAAGGCTCACGACGAGCAGAACGCCGCCGGCGTCGGCGACCGTGTCATCCTCATGGAGACCCGGCCGCTGTCCGCCACGAAGCGTTGGCGCGTCGTCGAGATCCTCGAGAAGGCCAAGTAA
- the rpmC gene encoding 50S ribosomal protein L29, translated as MSAGTKTSELRELGNEELLNKLREAKEELFNLRFQAATGQLENHGRLKSVRKDIARIYTLMRERELGIETVESV; from the coding sequence ATGTCGGCCGGTACCAAGACGTCCGAGCTGCGCGAGCTGGGCAACGAGGAGCTCCTCAACAAGCTCCGCGAGGCCAAGGAAGAGCTGTTCAACCTCCGCTTCCAGGCGGCGACCGGACAGCTCGAGAACCACGGCCGGCTCAAGTCCGTCCGTAAGGACATCGCCCGGATCTACACCCTGATGCGCGAGCGCGAGCTCGGCATCGAGACGGTGGAGAGCGTCTGA
- the rplP gene encoding 50S ribosomal protein L16, which translates to MLIPRRVKHRKQHHPKRSGMSKGGTQVAFGEYGIQALTPAYVTNRQIESARIAMTRHIKRGGKVWINIYPDRPLTKKPAETRMGSGKGSPEWWIANVKPGRVMFELSYPNEKIAREALTRAAHKLPMKCRIVRREAGES; encoded by the coding sequence ATGCTGATCCCCCGTAGGGTCAAGCACCGCAAGCAGCACCACCCGAAGCGCAGCGGTATGTCCAAGGGTGGCACGCAGGTTGCGTTCGGCGAGTACGGCATCCAGGCGCTGACCCCGGCGTACGTGACGAACCGTCAGATCGAGTCCGCTCGTATCGCGATGACCCGTCACATCAAGCGTGGCGGCAAGGTCTGGATCAACATCTACCCGGACCGTCCCCTGACGAAGAAGCCTGCCGAGACCCGCATGGGTTCCGGTAAGGGTTCTCCCGAGTGGTGGATCGCGAACGTCAAGCCGGGCCGGGTGATGTTCGAGCTGTCCTACCCGAACGAGAAGATTGCTCGTGAGGCGCTCACCCGCGCTGCTCACAAGCTTCCGATGAAGTGCCGGATTGTTCGGCGCGAGGCAGGTGAGTCGTGA
- the rpsC gene encoding 30S ribosomal protein S3 produces MGQKVNPHGFRLGITTDFKSRWYADKLYKDYVKEDVAIRRMMTKGMERAGISKVEIERTRDRVRVDIHTARPGIVIGRRGAEADRIRGELEKLTGKQVQLNILEVKNPEVDAQLVAQAVAEQLSSRVSFRRAMRKSMQSSMKAGAKGIKIQCGGRLGGAEMSRSEFYREGRVPLHTLRANVDYGFFEAKTTFGRIGVKVWIYKGDVKNIAEVRAENAAARAGNRPARGGADRPAGRGGRGGERGGRGRKPQQSAPAAEAPKAEAPAAAPAAESTGTEA; encoded by the coding sequence ATGGGCCAGAAGGTAAACCCGCACGGGTTCCGGCTCGGCATTACCACGGACTTCAAGTCCCGTTGGTACGCCGACAAGCTGTACAAGGACTACGTCAAGGAAGACGTCGCCATTCGTCGCATGATGACGAAGGGCATGGAGCGAGCCGGCATCTCGAAGGTTGAGATCGAGCGCACCCGCGACCGCGTCCGCGTTGACATCCACACCGCCCGCCCGGGCATCGTCATCGGCCGCCGCGGCGCCGAGGCCGACCGCATCCGTGGCGAGCTGGAGAAGCTGACCGGCAAGCAGGTCCAGCTGAACATCCTCGAGGTCAAGAACCCCGAGGTGGACGCTCAGCTGGTGGCCCAGGCCGTCGCCGAGCAGCTCTCCTCCCGCGTCTCCTTCCGTCGGGCCATGCGTAAGAGCATGCAGAGCTCGATGAAGGCCGGCGCCAAGGGCATCAAGATCCAGTGCGGCGGTCGCCTCGGCGGCGCCGAGATGTCCCGCTCGGAGTTCTACCGCGAGGGCCGCGTGCCCCTGCACACCCTCCGTGCGAACGTCGACTACGGCTTCTTCGAGGCCAAGACGACCTTCGGCCGCATCGGCGTGAAGGTCTGGATCTACAAGGGCGACGTCAAGAACATCGCCGAGGTCCGCGCCGAGAACGCTGCTGCCCGTGCGGGCAACCGCCCGGCCCGTGGCGGCGCTGACCGTCCGGCCGGCCGCGGTGGCCGTGGTGGCGAGCGTGGCGGTCGCGGCCGCAAGCCGCAGCAGTCGGCTCCGGCCGCCGAGGCCCCCAAGGCCGAGGCGCCCGCCGCTGCTCCGGCTGCTGAGAGCACCGGAACGGAGGCCTGA
- the rplV gene encoding 50S ribosomal protein L22: MEARAQARYIRVTPMKARRVVDLIRGMDATEAQAVLRFAPQAASVPVGKVLDSAIANAAHNYDHPDASSLVISEAYVDEGPTLKRFRPRAQGRAYRIRKRTSHITVVVSSKEGTR, encoded by the coding sequence ATGGAAGCCAGGGCCCAGGCGCGGTACATCCGCGTCACGCCCATGAAGGCCCGCCGAGTGGTGGACCTCATCCGTGGCATGGATGCCACGGAGGCTCAGGCGGTCCTGCGTTTCGCCCCGCAGGCCGCGAGCGTGCCGGTTGGCAAGGTGCTCGACAGCGCCATTGCCAACGCTGCACACAACTACGACCACCCTGACGCCTCTTCGCTGGTCATCAGCGAGGCGTACGTGGACGAGGGCCCGACCCTGAAGCGGTTCCGTCCGCGTGCTCAGGGCCGTGCCTACCGGATCCGTAAGCGGACCAGCCACATCACCGTGGTCGTCAGCAGCAAGGAAGGAACCCGGTAA
- the rpsS gene encoding 30S ribosomal protein S19, translating to MPRSLKKGPFVDGHLVKKVDVQNEAGTKNVIKTWSRRSMIIPAMLGHTIAVHNGKIHVPVFVTESMVGHKLGEFSPTRTFRGHVKDDRKSKRR from the coding sequence ATGCCGCGCAGTCTCAAGAAGGGGCCCTTCGTCGACGGCCACCTCGTCAAGAAGGTGGATGTCCAGAACGAAGCTGGCACCAAGAACGTCATCAAGACCTGGTCCCGTCGCTCGATGATCATCCCGGCCATGCTGGGTCACACCATCGCGGTGCACAACGGCAAGATCCACGTCCCGGTGTTCGTCACCGAGTCGATGGTCGGCCACAAGCTCGGCGAGTTCTCGCCGACTCGCACCTTCCGCGGCCACGTCAAGGACGACCGGAAGTCGAAGCGCCGCTAG
- the rplB gene encoding 50S ribosomal protein L2, translated as MGIRKYKPTTPGRRGSSVADFVEITRSTPEKSLVRPLHSKGGRNNTGRVTVRHQGGGHKRAYRVIDFRRHDKDGVPAKVAHIEYDPNRTARIALLHYADGEKRYIIAPRGLTQGDRVENGPAADIKPGNNLALRNIPVGTTIHAIELRPGGGAKFARSAGASVQLLAKEGTMAHLRMPSGEIRLVDARCRATIGEVGNAEQSNINWGKAGRMRWKGVRPSVRGVAMNPVDHPHGGGEGKTSGGRHPVSPWGQKEGRTRSPKKASSKYIVRRRKTNKKR; from the coding sequence ATGGGTATCCGCAAGTACAAGCCGACGACCCCGGGCCGTCGTGGCTCCAGCGTCGCCGACTTTGTCGAGATCACGCGGTCCACGCCGGAGAAGTCGCTGGTCCGCCCCCTGCACAGCAAGGGCGGCCGTAACAACACCGGTCGTGTGACCGTTCGCCACCAGGGTGGTGGCCACAAGCGCGCCTACCGCGTGATCGACTTCCGTCGTCACGACAAGGACGGCGTGCCGGCCAAGGTCGCGCACATCGAGTACGACCCGAACCGCACCGCGCGCATCGCGCTCCTGCACTACGCGGACGGCGAGAAGCGCTACATCATCGCGCCGCGTGGCCTGACGCAGGGCGACCGTGTCGAGAACGGCCCGGCCGCCGACATCAAGCCCGGCAACAACCTGGCGCTGCGCAACATCCCGGTCGGTACGACCATCCACGCCATCGAGCTGCGGCCCGGCGGCGGCGCGAAGTTCGCCCGTTCCGCGGGTGCCTCCGTGCAGCTGCTGGCGAAGGAGGGCACCATGGCCCACCTTCGTATGCCGTCGGGTGAGATCCGCCTGGTCGACGCCCGCTGCCGCGCCACGATCGGTGAGGTCGGCAACGCCGAGCAGTCGAACATCAACTGGGGCAAGGCCGGTCGCATGCGCTGGAAGGGCGTTCGCCCGTCCGTCCGCGGTGTCGCGATGAACCCGGTCGACCACCCGCACGGTGGTGGTGAAGGCAAGACCTCCGGTGGACGTCACCCGGTCTCGCCGTGGGGTCAGAAGGAGGGTCGTACTCGCTCGCCGAAGAAGGCATCGAGCAAGTACATCGTCCGCCGCCGCAAGACGAACAAGAAGCGCTAG
- the rplW gene encoding 50S ribosomal protein L23 translates to MSEATVTSKTYSDPRDVLVKPVVSEKSYALLDENKYTFIVAPGSNKTQIKQAVEAVFSVKVTGVNTINRQGKRKRTKTGFGKRADTKRAIVTLAEGDRIDIFGGPTS, encoded by the coding sequence ATGAGTGAGGCGACCGTTACCAGCAAGACCTACTCCGACCCGCGTGACGTTCTCGTCAAGCCGGTTGTTTCGGAGAAGAGCTACGCGCTGCTCGACGAGAACAAGTACACGTTCATCGTCGCGCCCGGCTCCAACAAGACCCAGATCAAGCAGGCCGTGGAAGCGGTCTTCTCGGTCAAGGTCACCGGGGTCAACACGATCAACCGTCAGGGTAAGCGCAAGCGCACCAAGACCGGTTTCGGCAAGCGCGCTGACACCAAGCGCGCCATCGTGACCCTCGCTGAGGGCGACCGAATCGACATCTTCGGCGGCCCGACCTCCTAA
- the rplD gene encoding 50S ribosomal protein L4: protein MSTIDILSPAGDKAGTVELPAEIFDAKTSVPLIHQVVVAQLAAARQGTHSTKRRGEVRGGGRKPYRQKGTGRARQGSTRAPQFVGGGVVHGPKPRDYSQRTPKKMKAAALRGALSDRARHSRIHVVTGVVESAISTKAVKTLLGKISERNNVLLVVERSDEAAWLSARNLPQVHILDPGQLNTYDVIVSDDVVFTQAAFESFVSGPQTAETEGSDA from the coding sequence ATGAGCACCATTGACATCCTTTCGCCGGCAGGCGACAAGGCCGGTACCGTCGAGCTCCCCGCGGAGATCTTCGACGCGAAGACCAGCGTTCCGCTGATCCACCAGGTCGTTGTCGCACAGCTGGCAGCTGCCCGTCAGGGCACGCACTCGACCAAGCGCCGCGGTGAAGTCCGTGGTGGTGGCCGCAAGCCGTACCGCCAGAAGGGCACCGGCCGCGCCCGTCAGGGTTCGACCCGTGCGCCGCAGTTCGTCGGCGGTGGCGTCGTGCACGGCCCCAAGCCGCGCGACTACTCGCAGCGCACCCCGAAGAAGATGAAGGCCGCCGCCCTGCGCGGTGCCCTGTCGGACCGGGCGCGTCACTCCCGCATCCACGTCGTCACCGGCGTGGTCGAGAGCGCGATCTCCACCAAGGCCGTCAAGACGCTGCTCGGCAAGATCTCGGAGCGCAACAACGTGCTCCTGGTCGTCGAGCGCAGCGACGAGGCCGCGTGGCTCTCCGCACGCAACCTGCCCCAGGTGCACATCCTGGACCCGGGCCAGCTGAACACGTACGACGTGATCGTCTCTGACGACGTGGTCTTCACCCAGGCCGCTTTCGAGTCCTTCGTGTCTGGCCCCCAGACCGCTGAGACCGAAGGGAGCGACGCCTGA
- the rplC gene encoding 50S ribosomal protein L3 yields the protein MSKNIKGVLGEKLGMTQVWDENNRVVPVTVVKAGPCVVTQVRTNDSDGYESVQIAFGEIDPRKVNKPLKGHFAKADVTPRRHLVELRTPDASEYTLGQEITAQVFESGVKVDVTGKSKGKGFAGVMKRHNFKGLGAGHGVQRKHRSPGSIGGCATPGRVFKGMRMAGRMGNERVTTQNLTIHAVDAEKGLLLIKGAVPGPNGGLVLVRTAAKGA from the coding sequence ATGAGCAAGAACATCAAGGGCGTCCTGGGCGAGAAGCTCGGCATGACCCAGGTCTGGGACGAGAACAACCGGGTTGTCCCGGTGACCGTCGTCAAGGCCGGTCCGTGCGTCGTGACGCAGGTTCGTACGAACGACAGCGACGGCTACGAGTCGGTCCAGATCGCCTTCGGCGAGATCGACCCGCGCAAGGTGAACAAGCCCCTCAAGGGCCACTTCGCCAAGGCCGACGTGACCCCGCGCCGCCACCTGGTGGAGCTCCGCACCCCTGACGCCAGCGAGTACACGCTGGGCCAGGAGATCACCGCCCAGGTGTTCGAGTCCGGCGTCAAGGTTGACGTCACGGGCAAGAGCAAGGGCAAGGGCTTCGCCGGTGTCATGAAGCGTCACAACTTCAAGGGCCTCGGCGCCGGACACGGCGTCCAGCGCAAGCACCGTTCCCCCGGTTCGATCGGTGGCTGCGCCACCCCTGGGCGTGTCTTCAAGGGCATGCGCATGGCCGGCCGGATGGGCAACGAGCGCGTCACCACCCAGAACCTGACCATCCACGCGGTTGACGCGGAGAAGGGTCTGCTGCTCATCAAGGGCGCGGTCCCCGGTCCGAACGGCGGCCTCGTCCTGGTCCGTACCGCGGCCAAGGGGGCTTGA
- the rpsJ gene encoding 30S ribosomal protein S10 — protein MAGQKIRIRLKAYDHEVIDSSAKKIVETVTRTGASVAGPVPLPTEKNVYCVIKSPHKYKDSREHFEMRTHKRLIDILDPTPKTVDSLMRLDLPAGVDIEIKL, from the coding sequence ATGGCGGGACAGAAGATCCGCATCCGGCTCAAGGCCTACGACCACGAGGTCATCGACTCCTCGGCGAAGAAGATCGTCGAGACGGTGACCCGCACTGGTGCGTCGGTCGCGGGCCCGGTGCCGCTGCCCACTGAGAAGAACGTGTACTGCGTCATCAAGTCGCCGCACAAGTACAAGGACTCTCGCGAGCACTTCGAGATGCGCACGCACAAGCGCCTCATCGACATTCTCGACCCCACGCCGAAGACGGTTGACTCGCTGATGCGCCTCGACCTGCCGGCGGGCGTCGACATCGAGATCAAGCTCTGA